The DNA segment TGGATGGACCATTTTAGCCCCCGAAGTTATATACTTCACGCGGCCATAGACTGCGCTTTTTCGAACTGCTGAAAATTCAAGGTCAGCAACGATTGCAGTTCTTCGGCATGGCGCTCGTGGACGGTGCTTAGGAAGCCAGCAATGGCCCCCTTGAACGCCGCGAAATTCTCGTAGTATGTCGCGGCCAGACACTGCTTCTGGGTGAACTTCCAGAGCCGTTCGATCAGGTTCAAG comes from the Verrucomicrobiota bacterium genome and includes:
- a CDS encoding IS630 family transposase; the protein is LNLIERLWKFTQKQCLAATYYENFAAFKGAIAGFLSTVHERHAEELQSLLTLNFQQFEKAQSMAA